The Gemmatimonadaceae bacterium genome has a window encoding:
- a CDS encoding M20/M25/M40 family metallo-hydrolase, translating to MRLAVALAAFAFPATLSAQYQQGATLRPEQQLAHDIYKEMVEINTADSVGSTTVAANAVAKRLKDAGFAESDIFQGGPRADKGNIVVRYHGNGSSGRKPLLLLAHLDVVQALKKDWSPDLDPFVFTERDGYYYGRGSGDDKAMASIFVATLIRFKQEHYVPDRDIILALTADEEGGPANGVRWLIANHRELIDAAYALNEGGGGSLRDGKPFINSVGAAEKVSANFTVSTANRGGHSSVPRDDNAIYELAQALTHIATFQFPVMLNDVTREFFTRTATIETPEVGAAMRAIVANPNDAKASATLSRDPRYRSMLRTTCVATMLTGGHARNALPQAASANVNCRMAPGHDPEDVRASLLKAAGDTGVSISKAPAMEHAAPSPLTPEIMRPIEKLTHEMFGPNVLVIPTMGTGATDSKYLRAIGIPGYGVSGLMGDPNDNRAHGKDERVPIKSYYDSEEFLYRLAKELSSGKVVP from the coding sequence ATGCGACTCGCGGTCGCGCTTGCTGCTTTCGCTTTCCCCGCCACGCTCTCCGCCCAGTACCAGCAAGGCGCCACGCTGCGTCCCGAGCAGCAGCTCGCGCACGACATCTACAAAGAGATGGTCGAGATCAACACCGCGGATTCCGTCGGCAGCACGACTGTCGCGGCGAACGCGGTGGCGAAGCGGCTCAAGGACGCCGGATTCGCCGAATCCGACATCTTCCAGGGCGGGCCGCGGGCCGACAAGGGGAACATCGTCGTCCGCTATCACGGCAACGGGTCCAGCGGCCGCAAGCCGTTGCTGCTCCTCGCGCATCTGGACGTCGTTCAGGCGCTCAAGAAGGATTGGTCGCCGGACCTCGACCCGTTCGTCTTCACGGAGCGCGATGGCTACTACTACGGGCGTGGATCAGGTGACGACAAGGCGATGGCGTCGATCTTCGTCGCCACGTTGATCCGTTTCAAGCAGGAACACTACGTCCCCGACCGCGACATCATCCTCGCCCTGACCGCCGACGAAGAAGGCGGCCCGGCGAACGGCGTCCGATGGCTCATCGCCAACCACCGGGAGCTGATCGACGCCGCGTACGCGCTGAACGAAGGCGGCGGCGGCTCGTTGCGCGACGGAAAGCCGTTCATCAACTCGGTCGGCGCCGCGGAAAAGGTCTCCGCGAACTTCACCGTCTCGACGGCGAACCGCGGCGGACACTCATCCGTGCCGCGCGACGACAACGCCATTTACGAGTTGGCGCAGGCGCTCACGCACATCGCGACGTTCCAGTTCCCGGTCATGCTGAACGACGTGACGCGCGAGTTCTTCACGCGTACCGCGACCATTGAAACGCCCGAAGTCGGCGCCGCGATGCGCGCGATCGTCGCCAACCCGAACGACGCGAAAGCATCGGCGACGCTCTCGCGCGACCCGCGTTACCGCTCGATGCTGCGCACGACCTGCGTCGCCACGATGCTCACCGGCGGTCACGCGCGAAACGCGCTGCCGCAGGCGGCGAGCGCCAACGTGAATTGCCGCATGGCGCCCGGCCACGATCCCGAAGACGTACGCGCCTCGCTCCTCAAGGCCGCCGGCGACACGGGCGTGTCGATCTCCAAGGCGCCGGCGATGGAGCACGCCGCGCCGTCGCCGCTCACGCCCGAGATCATGAGGCCGATCGAGAAGCTCACGCATGAGATGTTCGGCCCGAACGTGCTCGTGATTCCGACGATGGGTACCGGCGCGACCGACAGCAAATATCTGCGCGCGATCGGCATCCCCGGGTACGGCGTCTCCGGACTCATGGGCGACCCGAACGACAACCGCGCGCACGGCAAGGACGAGCGCGTCCCGATCAAGTCGTACTACGACAGCGAGGAATTCCTTTATCGTCTCGCCAAAGAGCTGTCGTCGGGCAAAGTCGTTCCGTAG